The proteins below come from a single Paraburkholderia flagellata genomic window:
- a CDS encoding porin — translation MKKALLNLLALAAAAACTSAHAQSSVTLYGTVDAGLDYVSNQKSSTGHGSTWGMQSGNVSTSRWGLRGTEDLGGGLKAIFDLENGFSVVNGKGSNGGYMFGRQAWVGLGSDQYGTLTLGRQYDALVDMIAPMSATGSGFGGNLAMHPFDNDNLNNDVRMNNAVKFRSATYAGFQVEGAYAFSNQGGGFSNNNAYTMGASWNGGPINLAVAYFQGNEPGSTTNGALSAGSGTDNDPMFVAARTRTLGAGGSYTIGPAKVGLVFTRTMVNEPTQIAQGGSLNAFDADYLTFNNFEVNGRYALTPQLSLGGAYTYTDGSVSRAEGNASPHWNQFMLQADYALSRRTDVYLEGVYQRVSGAQGIPVLGNASIYNLAASSSNTQAVVAAGMRLKF, via the coding sequence GCACGAGCGCTCACGCACAAAGCAGCGTCACGCTCTACGGCACGGTCGATGCGGGCCTCGACTATGTCAGCAATCAGAAGTCATCCACGGGGCATGGCTCGACGTGGGGCATGCAGTCTGGCAACGTGAGCACGAGCCGCTGGGGCCTGCGCGGCACGGAAGACCTGGGCGGCGGGCTCAAGGCGATCTTCGACCTCGAGAACGGCTTCTCGGTCGTCAACGGCAAGGGCTCCAACGGCGGCTACATGTTCGGCCGGCAAGCGTGGGTGGGGCTTGGCAGCGACCAGTACGGCACGCTCACGCTCGGGCGCCAGTACGACGCGCTCGTGGACATGATCGCGCCGATGTCGGCCACGGGCTCCGGCTTCGGCGGCAACCTCGCGATGCACCCGTTCGATAACGACAACCTCAACAACGACGTGCGCATGAACAACGCCGTCAAGTTCCGCAGCGCGACCTACGCGGGCTTCCAGGTGGAAGGCGCCTACGCGTTCAGCAACCAGGGCGGCGGCTTCTCGAACAATAACGCCTACACGATGGGCGCTTCGTGGAACGGCGGCCCGATCAACCTGGCTGTCGCGTACTTCCAGGGCAACGAGCCCGGCTCGACCACGAACGGCGCGCTGAGCGCCGGCAGCGGCACCGACAACGATCCGATGTTCGTGGCCGCGCGCACCCGCACGCTCGGCGCGGGCGGCAGCTATACGATTGGACCTGCGAAGGTGGGCCTCGTGTTCACGCGCACGATGGTCAACGAACCCACGCAAATCGCCCAGGGCGGCTCGCTCAATGCGTTCGACGCCGACTATCTGACGTTCAATAACTTCGAAGTGAATGGCCGTTACGCGCTCACGCCGCAACTGAGCCTGGGCGGCGCCTATACGTATACGGACGGCTCGGTCAGCCGCGCAGAGGGGAACGCGTCGCCGCACTGGAACCAGTTCATGCTGCAGGCCGACTATGCGTTGAGCCGCCGTACCGACGTGTATCTGGAGGGCGTGTATCAGCGCGTTTCCGGTGCGCAAGGCATTCCGGTGCTCGGCAATGCGTCGATCTATAACCTCGCGGCTTCGTCCAGCAATACCCAGGCAGTCGTCGCAGCAGGGATGCGCCTGAAGTTCTAA